Genomic window (Streptomyces yatensis):
GTGGAAGAGCTCCTCCACGAAGTGCGGGGCGGTGAGCACGATCACCTCATCGGCCTGGGTCTCCTCCACGACACCGCGCAGCACCTCCAGCGGACGGCGCTGGACGACATGGCCCCGGGCCTGGCTCCCGGCCCCCTGGAGCGCGGCCACCGAGTGGGTCAGCGCCTGCTCGGCGGGCTCCAGCGCCTCCCTGCCCTCCGGCTCGTCCCCCTCCTGGGTGGCCTGCTCCAGCTCGCCGAGGGCGATGTCGTCGATCGCGCGC
Coding sequences:
- a CDS encoding indole-3-glycerol phosphate synthase, encoding MIEKPLTPADVEFVTTLHGDDPVSFVVLMQPRGSKDRLLRAIDDIALGELEQATQEGDEPEGREALEPAEQALTHSVAALQGAGSQARGHVVQRRPLEVLRGVVEETQADEVIVLTAPHFVEELFHRDWASRARHKVGVPVLKLFSHAVDEDQTTAGG